One window from the genome of Pedobacter schmidteae encodes:
- a CDS encoding ParA family protein produces the protein MVILIGNQKGGAGKSTLTLLLANYLSLVRKQRLTVLDMDYQQSIVTKYEKAKVLENPETYEVIPCDLKHFPILLEAIKRKVGELLLIDLPGKMDDDGLIPVFLSADLILCPFNYDEFSVDSTLLFAMVTQRINNHAPLLFIPNRIKTTVRYETREQVDQVLTRFGKVCPSIADRVDFQRISTFETPAIILPVVLPLLELLYESYIVKGVSL, from the coding sequence ATGGTCATTCTGATTGGCAACCAAAAAGGTGGAGCCGGAAAAAGTACGCTGACGCTATTGTTGGCGAATTACCTCAGTCTGGTACGCAAACAACGATTAACCGTACTGGATATGGATTATCAGCAAAGTATCGTCACCAAGTATGAAAAAGCTAAGGTGCTGGAGAATCCGGAAACTTACGAGGTGATCCCCTGCGACCTGAAACATTTTCCAATTCTGTTGGAGGCGATCAAACGGAAGGTAGGTGAATTGCTGTTGATTGATCTTCCCGGAAAGATGGATGATGATGGGCTGATCCCGGTTTTTCTATCGGCTGATCTAATTCTGTGCCCATTTAATTACGATGAGTTCTCTGTAGACTCTACCTTACTTTTCGCGATGGTCACCCAGCGCATTAATAACCATGCACCGCTGCTGTTTATACCCAACCGCATTAAAACAACAGTACGTTATGAAACCAGGGAGCAGGTAGATCAGGTACTTACCCGGTTTGGAAAAGTCTGTCCCAGTATTGCCGACCGGGTGGATTTCCAGCGGATAAGCACCTTTGAGACACCAGCGATTATACTGCCAGTGGTTTTGCCTCTTTTAGAGCTGTTGTACGAAAGCTACATTGTTAAAGGAGTTTCCCTATGA
- a CDS encoding DUF4134 family protein: MCFKILKTVPAVFFFALFYSAVPLQAQPGIAEFYSAGNEVHRWYFSFSDLVLVMAAIAGMFGGLRVFANWQSGVRHMDAQVMGWFFSCLFLLLMAIFLRALFGLS, encoded by the coding sequence ATGTGTTTCAAAATTTTAAAGACAGTTCCGGCTGTCTTTTTTTTTGCCCTGTTTTATTCTGCTGTGCCGCTACAGGCACAGCCAGGAATCGCTGAATTCTACAGCGCAGGGAATGAAGTCCATCGCTGGTATTTCAGCTTTTCTGACCTGGTGCTGGTGATGGCCGCCATCGCCGGAATGTTTGGCGGACTTCGAGTTTTTGCTAATTGGCAAAGCGGTGTAAGACATATGGACGCCCAGGTGATGGGCTGGTTCTTTTCCTGCCTGTTTTTGCTGCTGATGGCCATTTTCCTCCGAGCCTTGTTCGGGCTCAGTTAA
- a CDS encoding DUF4134 domain-containing protein: protein MRLFRKSALPFLAVFMAATNSLRAQGGGVTGINAATSSLGTYVDPVSFLILAIGAVVGLIGGVRVYIKWNNGDQDINKDIMGWGGSCLFLVLVSVVIKAFFGV, encoded by the coding sequence ATGCGATTATTTCGTAAAAGTGCACTGCCGTTTTTGGCTGTATTTATGGCAGCGACCAATTCCTTACGTGCTCAGGGTGGTGGCGTGACCGGGATCAATGCGGCGACCTCCTCTTTAGGTACCTATGTTGACCCGGTTTCTTTTCTGATCCTGGCCATTGGCGCTGTGGTGGGACTGATCGGGGGTGTCCGCGTGTACATCAAATGGAATAATGGTGACCAGGACATCAACAAGGACATCATGGGTTGGGGCGGTTCCTGTCTGTTCTTAGTACTGGTTTCTGTGGTGATCAAAGCTTTTTTCGGCGTTTAA